The following coding sequences are from one Nicotiana tomentosiformis chromosome 3, ASM39032v3, whole genome shotgun sequence window:
- the LOC104103290 gene encoding dehydration-responsive element-binding protein 1D-like has product MDIFRSYYSDSLTESSSLSDNSSSPCNRANLSDEEVLLASNNPKKRAGRKKFHETRHPVYRGVRKRNSDKWVCEMRLPNKKSRIWLGTYPIAEMAARAHDVAAIALRSRSACLNFADSVWKLPIPASTDAKDIQRAAAEAAEAFRPSESETISGESCAGTTPETLENDKFFMDEEALFCMPGFLASMAEGLMLPPPHFVEVGDYVEAADMHLWSYTI; this is encoded by the coding sequence ATGGATATCTTTCGAAGTTATTACTCCGACTCACTTACTGAATCTTCATCACTTTCTGATAACAGCAGCTCCCCATGTAATAGAGCTAATCTTTCTGATGAGGAAGTTTTGTTAGCTTCAAATAACCCCAAGAAGCGAGCAGGGAGGAAGAAGTTTCACGAAACTAGACACCCAGTATACAGGGGAGTGAGGAAGAGGAACTCAGACAAATGGGTTTGTGAAATGAGACTACCAAATAAGAAATCAAGAATATGGCTTGGAACTTACCCCATTGCAGAAATGGCGGCCAGAGCTCATGACGTGGCAGCTATTGCATTGAGGAGTCGTTCTGCTTGCTTGAACTTTGCAGACTCTGTTTGGAAGTTGCCTATCCCAGCTTCTACCGACGCTAAGGATATTCAGAGAGCGGCGGCGGAGGCTGCCGAGGCTTTCCGGCCATCTGAGTCAGAAACAATTTCAGGAGAATCATGTGCTGGCACTACTCCTGAAACGCTAGAAAATGATAAGTTTTTTATGGATGAGGAAGCTCTTTTTTGTATGCCGGGATTTCTAGCGAGTATGGCGGAAGGATTAATGCTGCCTCCACCTCACTTCGTAGAAGTTGGAGATTATGTGGAAGCTGCTGACATGCATCTATGGAGTTATACTATTTAA